The genomic DNA AGATCGGCCGGACCCGGCTGTTCAACTCGCTGACGAAGGCCGCCGAACGCGGCAAGATCTCCGCCGAGGAACTGGCCGAGACGCAGGCGCGGCTCAGCTTCACCACCGACCTCGGCGAGTTCGCCGACCGTGACCTCGTCATCGAGGCCGTCGTCGAGAACGAGCAGGTGAAGACCGAGATCTTCCAGGTGCTCGACCAGGTCGTGACCCGCCCCGACGCGATCCTCGCCTCCAACACCTCCTCGATCCCGCTGGTACGGCTCGCGGTCGCCACCTCGCGCCCCGACCAGGTCATCGGCATCCACTTCTTCAACCCGGCCCCGGTGCAGAAGCTCGTCGAGCTGATCCCGGCGCTGACCACCTCCGAGGGCACGCTGGGCCGCGCCCAGTTGTTCGCCGAGAAGGTGCTGGGCAAGCACGCGATCCGCGCCCAGGACCGCTCCGGGTTCGTGGTCAACGCGCTGCTGATCCCCTATCTCCTCTCCGCGATCCGGATGTTCGAGTCGGGCATCGCCAGCCGCGAGGACATCGACAACGGCATGGAGCTCGGCTGCGCCCACCCGATGGGCCCGCTGAAGCTGGCCGACCTGATCGGCCTGGACACGGTCGCCTCGGTCGCCTTCTCGATGTACGAGGAGTACAAGGAGCCGCTGTACGCCGCTCCCCCGCTGCTCCAGCGCATGGTCGACGCGGGACGACTGGGCCGTAAGTCCGGCTCGGGGTTCTACACCTACGGCTGAGCACCTGCCGTTCGCGGCAACTCACCGTGATACGGCGGCTGTTACGGGCCCGGCACTCTTCGGAGTGCCGGGCCCGCGCCATTCACACACCGTGTGCGCGCCGGGCCCGCATATGCCGCTCGCACACTCTCCCCCCGTACCCACCAGGCGAGTTGACTCTTCATGCGCATGCAAGGGATGTTCCGACTACGGAAAGGAGCGGACCCGTGAGCGCCGACCCCGAGCATCCCGTGGTCCATGGAGAACTCGCAGAGTTACGCCGCCGCCTCGACGTCGCCTACGCGCGGGTCGAGGGAGGGCTGGCGCTACTCAGCCATCGCACCGAGGAGACGGACAAGGAACTGGACGATCTGAGCGCGCGAATCGTTGCACTTGAGCACACGCGGTGGCCGCTGCCGGCTATCGCCGCGATGACCGCCGTAGGTGCACTTGTCGTGACTGTCTGGCAGGCCTTGGGACGCTAGCGCCGGAAGGCCCGTGGGTCGGCTGCAGGCTCGTCGTGGCTGGTCGCGCCGTTCCCCGCGCCCCTTTGGGGCGCTGCCGAAACGGGTGCTACATCCTCCCCTAGCCTCAAGTGGTGCAACAGCAGTAACGCGGCCGCCATGTTGGCGGCCGGGACCTCCCCGCGGGCGACCATGTCGGGTACGAGTTTGAGCGGTACCCACTCCCGGCGGTCCGACTCGAAATCGTCCACGGGGTGTCCGGTGTACTCGCCCTCGTCGGCCCAGTAGATGTGGTGCCGGGCGTCCGTGAGCCCGTTGGACGGTTCCACGCTCATCAGGTGGCGCAGGGGCCCCGGCCGCCAGCCGGTCTCTTCCTCCAGTTCCCTGGCGGCCGCGCGCGCGATGTCCTCGCCGTCCTCCACGACGCCGGCCGCGAGCTCCCATCCCCAACTGTCGGTGATGAAGCGGTGCCGCCACAGGAGGAGTACTTCGTTGGCCTCGTTGACCACCGTCGCCACGGCCACCGGGCGCAGCCGTATGAGGAAGTGGTCGAGGTGTCGGCCGTCGGGTAGTTCGACATCCGCGAGATTGACGCTGAACCAGCGGTTTGAGTACACAGTTTGTTCGTTCTGTTTCGTCCACTGCACGGTTCTGCCACCTTCCGTCGAGTAAGTGGCAATATCGCAGCAGGGACTGTGTGGTGTACGTCTACGAGTTGTCGGTCTACAGCGGTACGCGCAGTGCCCCGTCGATGAGTTCGGCCGCCTCCGCCGTACCCGCGCAGTCGCTGCGCACCAGGTACTCGCGTACCGCGCGGAGTCTGTCGCGCAGCCGCTGGGACTCCATCCCCCTGGCCTGTTCGGCCATCTGCACCGCGGTGGCCACCGCTTTGTCGGCGTTCCCCTGGCGCAGTTCGATCTGGCTGAGCATGGCGAGGCGGTGCACCCGGCCCCGGTCGTGCGCCGGAGTGTCCACGGCCGCCATGGCGTGCTCCCCCGCCGCCGTCAGATCGCCGAGGCTGAGCAGCGCCTCCGCCACCTGGACGTTGACCAGGCCCGGCTGGACATAGCCGGTCTCGTCGGGCTCGTGTCCGCGCCGGATGCGTTCGGCGGCCTGCTCGGCACGGCGGATGCAGGACAGGGCGCTCGTGCCGTCGCCGAGGTGTGCGTACGCTTTCGCCTGCATCGCGTACAGGTCGGAGGCGAGCGCCGGGGTGATCTGCCGCCCCGCGGCCCGC from Streptomyces sp. NBC_01478 includes the following:
- a CDS encoding 3-hydroxybutyryl-CoA dehydrogenase: MTDIERVGVVGCGQMGAGIAEVCARSGLDVKVAETTGEALEIGRTRLFNSLTKAAERGKISAEELAETQARLSFTTDLGEFADRDLVIEAVVENEQVKTEIFQVLDQVVTRPDAILASNTSSIPLVRLAVATSRPDQVIGIHFFNPAPVQKLVELIPALTTSEGTLGRAQLFAEKVLGKHAIRAQDRSGFVVNALLIPYLLSAIRMFESGIASREDIDNGMELGCAHPMGPLKLADLIGLDTVASVAFSMYEEYKEPLYAAPPLLQRMVDAGRLGRKSGSGFYTYG